The Euphorbia lathyris chromosome 2, ddEupLath1.1, whole genome shotgun sequence genome includes a window with the following:
- the LOC136217594 gene encoding putative glucose-6-phosphate 1-epimerase → MGHPAAVWPNRASIETTKDWNGIEQVVIRNPQGASVRVSLHGGQVVSWRNEHGEELLFSSSKAIFKPPKVLRGGIPICFPQFGSCGSQEQHGFARNKSWTIDENPPPLRPNHSQSKYFVDLLLKPSEEDLKFWPHSFEFRLRVALSTSGDLVLISRVRNINGKPFSFSFAYHTYLSVSDISEVRIEGLETLDYLDNLLRRERFTEQGDAITFESELDRVYLSSPSIIAVLDHERKRTFVVRKEGLPDAVVWNPWDKKSKAMADFGDEEYKHMLCVNAAAIEKPITLKPGEEWTGRLELSVVPSSFCSERFDNL, encoded by the exons ATGGGACATCCTGCAGCTGTTTGGCCTAATAGGGCATCCATTGAAACGACGAAGGATTGGAATGGTATCGAGCAGGTTGTGATTCGAAACCCTCAAGGGGCTTCTGTTCGG GTAAGCTTACATGGAGGGCAAGTAGTTTCGTGGAGGAATGAACATGGGGAAGAACTTCTTTTCAGCAGTAGTAAG GCTATCTTTAAGCCCCCGAAGGTGTTGAGAGGGGGGATCCCTATCTGTTTCCCTCAG TTTGGCTCCTGCGGATCACAGGAGCAGCATGGTTTTGCAAGGAACAAGAGCTGGACAATTGATGAGAATCCTCCTCCTTTGCGCCCGAATCATTCTCAATCGAAATACTTTGTTGACCTGCTGCTCAAACCATCTGAAGAAGATCTCAAGTTCTGGCCCCATAG TTTTGAGTTTCGTCTTAGGGTGGCGCTGTCAACAAGTGGAGATTTGGTACTGATATCAAGAGTTCGGAACATCAATGGCAAACCGTTTAGTTTCTCATTTGCATATCACACATATCTATCAGTTTCTGACATTAG TGAAGTGAGAATAGAAGGACTGGAGACACTTGACTACCTAGACAACCTCTTGCGAAGAGAGAGATTCACCGAACAAGGAGATGCCATAACTTTTGAATCCGag CTGGATCGAGTTTATCTTAGTTCTCCTAGCATAATCGCAGTACTCGACCATGAAAGGAAACGTACTTTTGTTGTACGGAAGGAAGGATTGCCAGATGCTG TGGTGTGGAATCCATGGGACAAGAAGTCAAAAGCAATGGCGGATTTCGGGGACGAGGAATACAAACATATGCTATGCGTCAACGCGGCAGCCATAGAGAAACCTATAACCTTGAAGCCAGGTGAGGAATGGACAGGGCGTTTGGAGCTATCGGTTGTGCCTTCGAGTTTTTGTAGCGAACGTTTTGATAACTTATGA